One window from the genome of Streptomyces sp. NBC_01476 encodes:
- a CDS encoding ABC transporter ATP-binding protein has translation MPSLRSLPLPDPGVPDVRSGFRFLLWLEVRQWRGQLAAAAWGTLHMAAVASFPVAVGMAVQAVVDRSGDRLALAGALMFALGLLTALGDTMLHRTAVTNWIAAAARVQQLLARKTVELGSVLTRRVAAGEVVAVSTGDVEKIGWFVEALARFTSALLATIGVAVALVLYQPALGVLVAASVPVLAVAVLPLLPAATKRADLQREKAGKATELAADTVAGLRVLRGIGGEELFLDRYRKASQEVRTAAVHSARMWALISAVQVLLPGLLLVGVAWYGVRLALDGRIAVGELVTVYGSVAFLVFPLQSFGEIAMAWSFSRPSAKRAARVLALARPAQRPVEAETGATAAGGATAAAGAAGELYDPVSGLRAPAGLFTAVVCGDPDEAGRLADRLGGHSPGAVDGETSALLGGRALDALPLAEARAAVLVQDKDPVLLSGTLAELLAVPSSGAVSPADALSAAQCDDVLEALVQSLAGPDADSGDPMRARITERGRSLSGGQRQRLALARSLVADPEVLVLDEPTSAVDAHTEARIAAGLKEIRTGRTTVVLTSSPLVLDRADRVVFVEDGTATAAGRHHDLLHTHPRYRAVVTRETTDVPEAAPAALSMEESA, from the coding sequence ATGCCGTCCCTACGCAGCCTTCCCCTTCCCGACCCCGGCGTGCCCGACGTCCGCTCGGGTTTCCGTTTCCTGCTCTGGCTCGAAGTCCGCCAGTGGCGCGGCCAGTTGGCAGCGGCAGCCTGGGGCACCCTCCATATGGCCGCGGTGGCCTCCTTCCCGGTGGCGGTCGGCATGGCGGTGCAGGCCGTCGTGGACCGCTCGGGGGACCGCCTGGCGCTGGCCGGCGCTCTGATGTTCGCTCTCGGGCTGCTGACCGCGCTCGGCGACACCATGCTGCACCGCACCGCGGTCACCAACTGGATCGCCGCGGCTGCCCGGGTCCAGCAGTTGCTGGCCCGCAAGACGGTGGAACTGGGCTCGGTGCTGACCCGCCGGGTCGCCGCCGGCGAGGTGGTGGCCGTCAGTACCGGCGACGTGGAGAAGATCGGCTGGTTCGTGGAGGCGCTGGCCCGCTTCACCTCGGCGCTGCTGGCCACGATCGGCGTGGCCGTCGCCCTGGTGCTGTACCAGCCGGCGCTCGGCGTCCTGGTGGCCGCGTCCGTACCCGTGCTCGCGGTGGCGGTGCTGCCGCTGCTGCCGGCCGCCACCAAGCGGGCCGACCTCCAGCGCGAAAAGGCCGGAAAGGCCACCGAACTCGCCGCCGACACGGTGGCCGGGCTGCGGGTGCTGCGCGGCATCGGCGGCGAGGAACTCTTCCTCGACCGGTACCGGAAAGCCTCCCAGGAGGTACGGACCGCGGCTGTGCACAGCGCCCGGATGTGGGCGCTGATCTCCGCCGTCCAGGTGCTGCTCCCGGGCCTGCTGCTGGTGGGCGTGGCCTGGTACGGCGTCAGGCTCGCGCTCGACGGGCGGATCGCGGTCGGCGAACTGGTGACGGTGTACGGCTCGGTGGCCTTCCTGGTGTTCCCGCTGCAGAGCTTCGGGGAGATCGCGATGGCCTGGTCCTTCTCCCGCCCGTCCGCGAAACGGGCCGCCCGGGTGCTCGCACTGGCCCGGCCGGCGCAGCGACCGGTCGAGGCGGAGACCGGAGCGACGGCGGCGGGCGGGGCGACGGCGGCGGCCGGCGCCGCCGGGGAGCTGTACGACCCGGTGTCCGGGCTGCGGGCTCCGGCCGGGCTCTTCACCGCGGTGGTGTGCGGGGATCCGGACGAGGCGGGACGGCTGGCCGACCGGCTCGGCGGGCACAGCCCCGGCGCGGTCGACGGCGAGACCTCCGCGCTGCTGGGCGGACGTGCGCTGGACGCCCTGCCGCTGGCCGAGGCGCGCGCCGCCGTGCTCGTCCAGGACAAGGACCCGGTGCTGCTCTCCGGCACCCTGGCCGAACTGCTCGCCGTACCCTCGTCCGGTGCGGTCTCCCCGGCGGACGCGCTGAGCGCGGCGCAGTGCGACGACGTGCTGGAGGCCCTGGTGCAGTCACTGGCCGGACCGGACGCGGACTCCGGCGACCCGATGCGGGCCAGGATCACCGAACGCGGCCGGTCGCTCTCCGGCGGCCAGCGCCAGCGACTGGCTTTGGCGCGGTCGCTGGTCGCCGATCCGGAGGTGCTGGTGCTCGACGAGCCGACGTCGGCGGTGGACGCGCACACCGAGGCGCGGATCGCCGCCGGCCTCAAGGAGATCCGCACCGGCCGCACCACCGTCGTCCTCACCTCCAGCCCGCTGGTGCTGGACCGGGCCGACCGGGTGGTGTTCGTGGAAGACGGCACCGCCACGGCGGCCGGCCGCCACCACGATCTGCTGCACACCCACCCGCGGTACCGCGCGGTGGTCACCCGCGAGACCACGGACGTCCCGGAGGCCGCACCGGCCGCCCTGTCGATGGAGGAGTCCGCATGA
- a CDS encoding ABC transporter ATP-binding protein, translated as MIGVRPPQYDPGAPQQNATLPVGSPATVRAYVRELAGRHRGAFVALLAANTVAVLASMVGPYLLGGLVQDLSDGARHVPLGRTAAFFLAALLVQAFFVRMERLRAAVLGERMLADLREDFLVRSVALPPGVLERAGTGDLLSRITTDIDRLSNAMREAVPELTIAVMWALLLIGALTVTSPPLALSVLVAVPLLLTGCRWYFKRAPRAYRSEAAGYAAVAAVLAESVDAGRTIEAHGLGDRREDLSRLRIKQWVAWERYTMWLRTVLFPVINLTHALILTSVLMIGGVFALHGWVTPGELTTGALYAQMLVDPVNLILRWYDELQVAQVSLARLVGVREVAEAEGDERISPEGREMAADRVRFGYREGTDVLHEVTLSVPPGTRLALVGPSGAGKSTLGRLLAGIYAPRTGEITLGGAELARMPAERVREHVALVNQEHHVFVGSLRDNLRLARARSDDEELWGALRTVDAEEWAQALAGGLDTEVGSGGAVLTPAQAQQLALARLVLADPHTLVLDEATSLLDPRAARHLERSLSRVLEGRTVVAIAHRLHTAHDADVIAVVENGRISELGSHHELVAADGAYAALWRSWHG; from the coding sequence ATGATCGGCGTGCGACCGCCGCAGTACGACCCCGGCGCGCCGCAGCAGAACGCGACCCTGCCGGTGGGCTCGCCCGCCACTGTCCGGGCCTACGTGCGGGAGCTGGCCGGACGGCACCGCGGCGCCTTCGTCGCGCTGCTGGCCGCCAACACGGTCGCGGTGCTGGCCTCGATGGTCGGCCCGTACCTGCTGGGCGGGCTGGTCCAGGACCTGTCCGACGGCGCCCGGCATGTCCCGCTCGGCCGGACCGCGGCCTTCTTCCTGGCCGCGCTGCTGGTGCAGGCGTTCTTCGTGCGGATGGAGCGGCTGCGTGCGGCGGTGCTCGGTGAGCGGATGCTGGCCGACCTGCGCGAGGACTTCCTGGTGCGCTCGGTGGCGCTGCCGCCGGGGGTACTGGAACGGGCCGGCACCGGTGATCTGCTGTCCCGGATCACCACCGACATCGACCGGCTGTCCAACGCGATGCGCGAGGCCGTGCCGGAGCTGACCATCGCGGTGATGTGGGCGCTGCTGCTGATCGGCGCGCTCACCGTGACCTCCCCGCCGCTGGCCCTGTCGGTGCTGGTGGCGGTGCCGCTGCTGCTGACCGGCTGCCGCTGGTACTTCAAGCGCGCCCCGCGGGCGTACCGGTCGGAGGCGGCGGGCTACGCGGCCGTCGCCGCGGTGCTCGCCGAGTCGGTGGACGCCGGCCGCACCATCGAGGCGCACGGCCTGGGCGACCGCCGGGAGGACCTCTCCCGGCTGCGCATCAAGCAGTGGGTGGCCTGGGAGCGCTACACGATGTGGCTGCGCACCGTGCTTTTCCCGGTGATCAACCTGACGCACGCGCTGATCCTCACCTCGGTGCTGATGATCGGCGGTGTCTTCGCGCTGCACGGCTGGGTGACCCCCGGCGAGCTGACCACCGGCGCTCTCTACGCCCAGATGCTCGTCGACCCGGTCAACCTGATCCTGCGCTGGTACGACGAGCTGCAGGTCGCCCAGGTGTCGCTGGCCCGTCTGGTCGGGGTGCGGGAGGTCGCCGAGGCGGAGGGCGACGAGCGGATCTCGCCGGAGGGCCGGGAGATGGCGGCCGACCGGGTGCGCTTCGGCTACCGGGAGGGCACCGACGTGCTGCACGAGGTGACGCTGAGCGTCCCGCCCGGCACCCGGCTGGCGCTGGTCGGGCCGTCGGGCGCGGGCAAGTCCACGCTGGGCCGGCTGCTGGCCGGGATCTACGCGCCCCGCACCGGCGAGATCACCCTCGGCGGCGCCGAGCTGGCCCGGATGCCCGCCGAGCGGGTCCGCGAGCATGTGGCGCTGGTCAACCAGGAACACCACGTCTTCGTCGGCAGCCTGCGCGACAATCTGCGGCTGGCCCGGGCCCGGTCGGACGACGAGGAACTGTGGGGCGCGCTGCGCACGGTGGACGCCGAGGAGTGGGCCCAGGCGCTGGCCGGCGGCCTGGACACCGAGGTCGGGTCGGGCGGTGCGGTGCTCACCCCGGCGCAGGCCCAGCAGCTCGCGCTGGCCCGGCTGGTCCTGGCCGACCCGCACACCCTGGTGCTGGACGAGGCCACCTCGCTGCTGGACCCGCGGGCGGCCCGTCACCTGGAACGCTCGCTGTCCCGGGTACTGGAGGGGCGCACGGTCGTGGCCATCGCCCACCGGC